Sequence from the Sphingomonas sp. SORGH_AS_0950 genome:
GGGACGGCATCTCGCTGACCGCCACCGGCCCGGCCGAGGCGCCGCTGATGGTGCTGGTCGATTGTCCCGACCGCGACGACGGCGAAGCGGGACAGATATTGTCAGGTGCGGCCGGTCGGTTGTTCGACCGGATGCTCGCCGCCATCGGCCAGTCGCGCGAGACCGTCCATCTCGCCTCGGTCTGCGCGCGGCGGCCGCTGGCGGGCCGGACCCCGGCGGGACTGGAGGCGCGGCTGGCCGAGATTTCGCTGCATCATATCGGGCTGGTCCGGCCGCGTTCGCTGCTCCTGCTGGGCAATGCGGCGAGCCGTGCCGTGCTCGGGACCGAACTCACCAGCGCGCGCGGACATTCGCATGCCGTTGACCATAAAAGCGGCAAAAGCCAGGCGGTCGCCAGTTTCCATCCGCGCTTTCTGATCGAAAAGCCGATGGCAAAGGCGGAGAGCTGGAAGGATTTGCAAAGGATCATGGGGGACATGCGCGCATGAAGCTGGGCCAGGCGATCGCACGGACGGCGACCATCGGGGCTTTGCTGGCGGCCGGAACCGGCACCGCCTTCGCCGCCGCGCCGGGAGAACCCGCGGCGGATGCCCGCGCCACCGCCTCGCCAAAGGCCCCGCCCGCCATCCCCGCGCTGCTCGATGCCGATCAAAAGGCAGGCTATGCGCGCATCTTCACCGCGATCCGCGAGAGCCGCTGGACCGATGCGCAGCTGGAGCTCGACTCGCTGAAGCCGGGCCCCCTCCACGCCATCGCCCGCGCCGAACTCTATACCGCCAAGGGATCGCCCAGGGTCGATGCCGAGCGGCTGGTCGCGCTCCTCAACGAAGCGCCCGAACTGCCCCAGGCCGAACAGCTCGCCAGGCTCGCCCGGTCGCGCGGCGCGAAGGACCTTCCCCCGCTGCCCGAGGCGCACAGCCTGATCTGGCAGGACGGCGCCCCCCGCCGCGTCCGCGCCAAGAGCGTGCGGAGCGACCAGATCGCCGCCGAACTGGCGGTGCGGATGCAGCCCTTCATCAAGGCCGATGACGGCCCCTCGGCCCAAGCCCTGCTGGAGGCGACCCAGGGCCTGTCGCCCGAGGCGCTGACCGAGTGGCAGCAGCGTGTCGCCTGGATCTATTTCCTGATGGGCGACGACGCCAATGCCCGGACCATGGCGGCCAAGGCGGCCGACGGGACCGGCGAATGGGCGGTGCAGGGTCGCTGGACCACCGCGCTATCGGCGTGGCGGCAGAATGACTGCCAGGCCGCCGAGACCGCGTTCGAGGGTACGGCGGCGCGCGCCACCGATGTCGACCTGCGTGCCGCCGCGCTCTATTGGGCCGCGCGCGCCGACATGGTGTGCGGCCGTCCCGACAAGGTCGAGGGGCGACTGCGCTCCGCCTCGCAGTTCCGCGAGAGCTTCTATGGCCAGCTCGCGCGCCAGGCGCTGGGGATGCGCGGCGACCGCGAGCCGCGCGGACAGCTGGTCGCGACCGACTGGGTCGCGCTCGACCGCCGCCCCAACATCCTCGTCGCCGCCGCGCTGGTCGAGATCGGCGAGACCGATCTGGCCGACCAGGTCATCCGCCAGCAGGCGCGGATCGGCCAGCCGCAGGAGTTCCGCAACCTCGTCCGCCTGGCCGAGTCGCTCGACCTTCCCGCCACGACCGTGTGGCTGGCGCACAACTGCCCGGCGGGCGTCACCGCCACCGCCGAGGCGCGCTATCCGACGCCCAGCTGGACGCCCGACAGCGGCTGGCGGGTCGAAAAGGCGCTGGTCTATGCGCACACGCTTCAGGAAAGCGGCTTTCGCAACAAGGTGGTCAGTCCGGCGGGCGCCTATGGCCTGATGCAGATCATGCCCGCCGCCGCCACCGACTTCGCGCGCGAACGCGGCGTGTCGATCGACCGCTCGGGCGCTGACCAAGCCGTCGACCAACATGGATATCGGCCAGCGGCATCTGGAGCGGTTGCGCGACATGACCGGCGTGACCGGCGGCCTGCTGCCCAAGGTGATCGCGGCCTATAATGCCGGCCCCAAGCCGGTCGGCGAATGGAACAGCCTGGTCCGCGACAATGGCGACCCGCTGCTCTATATCGAGAGCATCCCCTATTGGGAGACGCGCGGTTACGTGACCACGGTGCTGCGCAATTACTGGATGTACGAAGGCCAGACCGGCAAGGCCAAGTCGCCCAGCCGCGCCGCGCTGGCCCAGGGGATGTGGCCGCGCTTCCCCGGCCTTCCGGGGGCCAGTGCGGTACGGCTCCAACGGCCCAACACCGCCCAGGCGAGCCTGCCCCGCCGGACCACCATCGCGCTGAACGCGGCGGTGAACCCGCAGTCGAGCACCGCGCTGCCCTAGGCGAATTGAGCGGGAGTGTCGGGGCCGAGGGTATCGCTTGGCCTTCGACTTCGCTCAGGCTGAACGGAAGGTGCGAGGTCCATCGCCATTTCTACCCGGTAAAGATCGACGGAGGTGTGTCTTAGGGCCGCTCGACATTCAGCGATGCCTTTCCTTCCCTCGCCCCTCGCAGAGGGGAGAGGGAAGAAGACGCAATACTGACTGTCGCCCCGCCCCCGCTGGCGTGGTCGATCACACCGCCCCTTTCCTGACAGGCCAGGCATGACGCAACCCGAATATCGCTTCCGCCCACCGGTCCCTCCCCTCCGTTCCGCCTGAGCGACGTCGAAGGCCACGCCCCTCCACCCGCCAAGCCGCCCCCGAAACCCCCGCAGAGACGTTCACCCCCCATGCCCATCGACACGACCCGAACCTTCCTGCCCGTCCGCATCGCCGTGCTGACCGTCTCCGACACCCGCTCGCTGGCGGAGGACCGCTCGGGCGACACGCTGGCGGGACTGCTGACCGAGGCGGGGCATGAACTCGCCGCGCGCAGCATCCTGCGTGACGATACCGACCAGATCGTCGCCCAGCTGAACCGCTGGATCGACGATGCCAGCATCGACTGTATCCTGACCACCGGCGGCACCGGCGTCACGGGGCGCGACGTCACCCCCGAGGCGGTCGAGCAGGTCGCGACCAAGATGATCCCCGGCTTCGGCGAGCTGTTCCGCTGGCTCAGCTTCCAGACGATCGGCACCTCGACCATCCAGTCGCGCGCCTGCGCCTGCGTCGCGCGCGGCACCTATATCTTCGCGCTGCCCGGATCGACCGGGGCGGTCAAGGACGCGTGGAACGGCATCCTGCGCGACCAGCTCGACAGCCGCCACCGCCCGTGCAACTTCGTCGAGCTGATGCCCCGCCTGCTGGAACGCTGACCGGCGTCAATCCGCCTGCATCACGGCCAGCTCATGCCCGTCGACATCGCGAAAATGAAAGCGCCGCCCGCCCGGAAAGGCGAAGATCGGCACCACGATCATCCCGCCCGCCGCCTCGACCGCCGAGAGCGTCGCCTCCAGCGCCTCGACCCGGATGACGGGCAGCAGCGCCTTCACCTTTTCGGGTGAGGCGTCCAGCCCGACATCGGTATCCCCGCTCATGGTCGCGGCATAGTCCGGTCCGAAATCGGTGAAGCGCCAGCCGAACGCCTCGGCATAGAAACGCTTCGCCGCCGCCCGGTCCCCGACCGGCAGTTCGAGATAGTCCAGACGCGCCATGACCCGACTCCTTCGTTCTTGCTATGTTCCATTTCTTGCCCTAGTTTCGGGCGATGGGCAAGCGCGATATGGCCAGGCAGACTCAAC
This genomic interval carries:
- a CDS encoding VOC family protein; the encoded protein is MARLDYLELPVGDRAAAKRFYAEAFGWRFTDFGPDYAATMSGDTDVGLDASPEKVKALLPVIRVEALEATLSAVEAAGGMIVVPIFAFPGGRRFHFRDVDGHELAVMQAD
- the moaB gene encoding molybdenum cofactor biosynthesis protein B, with protein sequence MPIDTTRTFLPVRIAVLTVSDTRSLAEDRSGDTLAGLLTEAGHELAARSILRDDTDQIVAQLNRWIDDASIDCILTTGGTGVTGRDVTPEAVEQVATKMIPGFGELFRWLSFQTIGTSTIQSRACACVARGTYIFALPGSTGAVKDAWNGILRDQLDSRHRPCNFVELMPRLLER
- a CDS encoding uracil-DNA glycosylase, with amino-acid sequence MGAFPTFDSAPFDSAQAASVLDWWHDAGVDLLVEDEPRDWMAAEPVRPIGFPAPAPLPAPGLVPALPAAAPAALLPDTLDAFLAWRLSDAAPEAAWDGISLTATGPAEAPLMVLVDCPDRDDGEAGQILSGAAGRLFDRMLAAIGQSRETVHLASVCARRPLAGRTPAGLEARLAEISLHHIGLVRPRSLLLLGNAASRAVLGTELTSARGHSHAVDHKSGKSQAVASFHPRFLIEKPMAKAESWKDLQRIMGDMRA